GACCATTCTCTCTATCAGATTGCGCAGCTCCCGCACGTTTCCGGGCCAGGAGTGGAACAGGAGCAGATCCATCGCCTTCGGAGAGATCTCCCGGATGCTCCGGCCGAGCTCGCGGTTGAACCGATCGAGGAAGTGCCGCGCGAGGACCGGGATGTCATCCCTCCGATCCCGCAGAGGCGGGACATGGACCGGAATCACATCGAGGCGGTAATAGAGATCCTCCCTGAACCTGCCCGCCTCGACCTCTTGGACCAGGTCCTTGTTGGTCGCGGCGATCACGCGGACATGCACCCGCAAGTCGTACGTCGATCCCAGCCTCCGGAACGACTTCGTCTCCAGGACGCGCAAGAGCTTCGCCTGCATCGAGGCGGGCATCTCGGCGATCTCGTCGAGGAAGAGGCTGCCGCGGTCGGCCATCTCAAAGAGGCCGCGCCTGCTCCCCTTCGCGTCGGTGAAGGCTCCCCTCTCATGCCCGAAGAGCTCCGATTCGACGAGATTCTCAGGCACCGCGCTGCAGTTGAAGTCGACGAAGGGGCCGGAGCCCACGGGGCTCGTGGCGTGGATCTGGCGCGCGATCAGCTCCTTGCCCACGCCCGTCTCTCCCCGGATGAGGACGGTCGAGGAGGGGCTTGAAGCGGCCCGGCGAACCTGCTCGAGCAGCTCGCGGATCTTCTGGCTCGATCCGAAGACATCCAGGGGGCTGAAGACCTTCTCCTGCTGCTGCCTCAGGATCTCGACCTCCCGGCGCAGTTGAGAGGTCGAGAGAGCCGATGCGATCAGGAGCTTCAGCTGGTTCACGTCGAGCGGTTTCGTGATGTACTGGAAACACCCGAGCTTGGTCGCCTCGACCGCCGAGTCGATCCGCCCGTAGGCGGTCATCATGATGGTGATCACCTCCGGGAAGCGCCGGCGGATCTCCCTCAGAATCTCGATCCCGTCCTCTCCCGATTCCTTGAGCTTCTGGTCGAGCAAGACCAGGTCGATCATCTCGCTGGCGAGCAGAGAGAAGGCCTCCTTGCCGTTGGCCGCCGTCTGGACCGAGGTCGTCTCGCCCGCGAGCGCCTCGGCCAGCGAGACGCGGATCGAGACCTCGTCGTCGACGATCAAGAGACGGTGGATGGCCTCATCCATTTGCTTTCCGTCTCTCACCTTCCCTCCTCTCGATCGGAAGATCGATCATCACCGTGGTCCCCTTGTTCTCGATCGAGTGCACCGTGATGAACCCGCCATGTTCCATGATGATCGATTGCGAGATGGACAGCCCCAACCCGGTCCCCTTCGATCGCGTCGTGAAGAACGGGTCGAAGATCCTCCCCAGCGCCTCCTTCGAGATCCCCTTGCCGGTGTCGCGGACGCGGATCTGCAGGTATCGCTTCAGAGGCGCTTCTCGATCGTAGCGGATCCTGTCGCTCTTGCGCTGGCCGATTCCGCGGCGCAGGTGCGGCCGGCGGCGGATCACGGAGGACTCCACGGCCAGGTGGCCCCCGTCGGGCATCGCCTCGACCGCGTTGCGGAATACATTCAAGAGGACCTGGGTGATCTGCTCCGGATCGATATGGATGGCCGGGATCCGCCCGCGGGCCTTCAGCTCGACGCTGATTCCAAGCCTCCTCATCCGCTCACCCTCGATCTCGAGGACGCGCATCAGGATCCCGTGGATCTCCTCCTGCCGCAGACGGGGCTGACCCGGGCGGGCGTAGGACAGGAGGGAATCGACGATGCGGTTGAGCCGGGTCGCCTCGTCCAGGATGATCTGGACGAGCCGCTGCATCGGATCCTCGCGCGCGATGCGATCCCTGAGGACCTGCGCGCAGTTGCCGATCCCCGTCAGCGGATTGCGGATCTCGTGCGCGACGCCGGCCGAGAGTTCTCCGATCGATGCCAGGCGCTCGCGCCTCCGCCTGTCCTCCTCGAACGCGCGCTCCTCGGATGTGTCGCGCAGAAGGACCAGGAGCCCGTCGGCCGACTCTCCCGCGCCCGGCGGGATCCTCTGCATCTGCACCCAGACCGGTTTCTCGCTCCCATCTCGATCGAGGAGGTAGAGCTCGGCCCGCGTCGCCTTTCCCTTCAGGCCGAGCAGAAGGGGGTTGTCGCCGATGCCCGCGGGCCGGAAGACCCTGAGGCAATCCGATCCGATCGCCTCCCCCCTCCGGAACCCGAGCACCTTCTCCGCTTCCGGACTGAGATCCAGGACCTTCCCGGCGCTGTCGATCAGGATGACTCCCAGAGGAAGGGACGAAAGAAGGATCTCATGCACGCTCGCGAGCTCTCGATGCGCCCGCCCGCAGGTCTCGGCCCGCAGGCGCGAGGCGATGGCCGCCGCGATCGATTCCCGACCCCTGGCGCTTCCCAGAGGATGCGGGCCGCTCGATGTCGCCCCGAACGCGAGGATCGCGGCCACTCCTTCCTCGTCGCCGATCGGAAGAAGGAAGACTCCGCGCTTCGCGGGACTCGCGGGAGAACGGCCCGGCCGCGCGGGGAGAGGGAGGGGCTTTCCGGGAAGCGGGCTCTTCCAGGCGGCGGCATCCTCGAGAACCGGCGCGAGGTTGGCCGGAGGCGTCCACCGGAGGCTCGAGGAGCGCAGCACGGGCTTTCCGCCGTCGCCGCTTCGCACGTAGAGCCCGAAGCGGCATCGCCCGAGCGACCGCCGGAGCGTCTGTGTCAGGGTATCCATGCCGCCGCGCCACACTAACAGCGCGACCGCCAGCCCCTCAAGTCCTTTTGATCGGCGTGATCCGCGCCCCGTCGATGCGCGGGAACCGTCTTCGCTTTCTCCTCCTGCAGTACTCGCGGAAGAGGTAACGAAGGACGATGAGACGTTCGCCCTCTGTGATGCGGTCGAAGGTCAGGGCGGCGCGCCTGGGGCTTGCCTGCATGCGCACGACCCGGGCCGAGAGCCGCATGAGCTCTCCGGACGGAGCGATTGGCAGGCCGAGGCGCACCCGTGCCCCGGGGGCCAGGAGTCCCCCCGGATCGTCGAGCAGGATTCCGCTGCCGGAGAGATTGGAGGCCCGGAGCATCGGCGTCGTCACCGATCGGGACCGGGTCTCGACGAGGGCCGCCAAACGGACCGGCATCCTGAAGTAGCCTCGCATCTGCCTCCGCTTGGGGCATGAGGGATCGAGCTTCAGGACTCCTCGGCCCTCCCCGCCGGCCTCCGCCACGATGGCCCAGTAGCAGAAGAGACCGAACGGGCGGGCCGCGCGCAGCTGCAATCCGGTTCCGGCAGCCCATGGAAACGGGGCGTCGGAGCCGGTCAGGGACTCGACTTCGAGAAG
This is a stretch of genomic DNA from Candidatus Eisenbacteria bacterium. It encodes these proteins:
- a CDS encoding sigma-54-dependent Fis family transcriptional regulator yields the protein MRDGKQMDEAIHRLLIVDDEVSIRVSLAEALAGETTSVQTAANGKEAFSLLASEMIDLVLLDQKLKESGEDGIEILREIRRRFPEVITIMMTAYGRIDSAVEATKLGCFQYITKPLDVNQLKLLIASALSTSQLRREVEILRQQQEKVFSPLDVFGSSQKIRELLEQVRRAASSPSSTVLIRGETGVGKELIARQIHATSPVGSGPFVDFNCSAVPENLVESELFGHERGAFTDAKGSRRGLFEMADRGSLFLDEIAEMPASMQAKLLRVLETKSFRRLGSTYDLRVHVRVIAATNKDLVQEVEAGRFREDLYYRLDVIPVHVPPLRDRRDDIPVLARHFLDRFNRELGRSIREISPKAMDLLLFHSWPGNVRELRNLIERMVLMTQDDEIRPEHLPQQIAAGAATPRGQKTSAAIAFPSERLATLQEIELAAINHTLSCVAGNKTKAAEVLGISRQTLRSKLREGGIEEGDSASF
- a CDS encoding PAS domain S-box protein; protein product: MDTLTQTLRRSLGRCRFGLYVRSGDGGKPVLRSSSLRWTPPANLAPVLEDAAAWKSPLPGKPLPLPARPGRSPASPAKRGVFLLPIGDEEGVAAILAFGATSSGPHPLGSARGRESIAAAIASRLRAETCGRAHRELASVHEILLSSLPLGVILIDSAGKVLDLSPEAEKVLGFRRGEAIGSDCLRVFRPAGIGDNPLLLGLKGKATRAELYLLDRDGSEKPVWVQMQRIPPGAGESADGLLVLLRDTSEERAFEEDRRRRERLASIGELSAGVAHEIRNPLTGIGNCAQVLRDRIAREDPMQRLVQIILDEATRLNRIVDSLLSYARPGQPRLRQEEIHGILMRVLEIEGERMRRLGISVELKARGRIPAIHIDPEQITQVLLNVFRNAVEAMPDGGHLAVESSVIRRRPHLRRGIGQRKSDRIRYDREAPLKRYLQIRVRDTGKGISKEALGRIFDPFFTTRSKGTGLGLSISQSIIMEHGGFITVHSIENKGTTVMIDLPIERREGERRKANG
- a CDS encoding PilZ domain-containing protein — translated: MKASPPPERSRARILGPRAIVVLEDPRAGSRGKVRILARSDRLLEVESLTGSDAPFPWAAGTGLQLRAARPFGLFCYWAIVAEAGGEGRGVLKLDPSCPKRRQMRGYFRMPVRLAALVETRSRSVTTPMLRASNLSGSGILLDDPGGLLAPGARVRLGLPIAPSGELMRLSARVVRMQASPRRAALTFDRITEGERLIVLRYLFREYCRRRKRRRFPRIDGARITPIKRT